One window of the Leptotrichia massiliensis genome contains the following:
- a CDS encoding argininosuccinate synthase — MAKEKVVLAYSGGLDTSIIIPWLKENYDLEVIACCVDVGQDEDMEAVKVKAIESGASKVYVEDKKDEFVKDYAFRALRAGAVYENKYLLGTSFARPLISKALVDVAHKEGATYICHGCTGKGNDQVRFETGVFSLDPTLKIIAPWRLWDISSREDAIDYAQKNNIKITVTKEKIYSRDQNLWHISHEGGDIEGLENEHKEDIVYMMTTPPEKAPDKPTYVDITFEQGWPVKVDGEALEPVELLRKLNKIAGENGVGVIDIVENRLVGMKSRGIYETPGGTLLMEALKELETLIFDKDTFEFKKLVSQKYASIAYSGQWFTPLREGLDAFVDETSKNVNGTIKLKLYKGSIKIAGRFTDFALYDEEISSFGASELYSHKDAEGFIKLFSLPNRIRAYKKHK; from the coding sequence ATGGCAAAAGAAAAAGTAGTTTTAGCATATTCAGGTGGACTTGATACATCGATTATCATACCTTGGCTAAAAGAAAATTATGATTTAGAAGTAATTGCGTGCTGTGTTGATGTTGGACAAGATGAAGATATGGAAGCTGTAAAAGTTAAAGCTATCGAATCTGGAGCTTCTAAGGTTTATGTAGAAGATAAAAAAGATGAATTTGTAAAAGATTATGCTTTCCGTGCTTTAAGAGCAGGGGCAGTTTATGAAAATAAATATTTATTGGGAACTTCATTTGCAAGACCATTAATTTCTAAAGCATTGGTGGATGTTGCCCACAAAGAAGGAGCGACGTATATTTGTCACGGATGTACTGGAAAAGGAAATGATCAAGTTAGATTTGAAACTGGCGTATTTTCATTAGATCCAACATTAAAAATTATTGCACCTTGGAGACTTTGGGATATTTCTTCAAGAGAAGATGCAATTGACTATGCACAAAAAAATAATATAAAAATAACTGTAACGAAAGAAAAAATTTACTCAAGAGATCAGAATTTATGGCATATCTCACATGAAGGCGGAGATATTGAAGGGCTTGAAAATGAGCATAAGGAAGATATTGTCTATATGATGACAACTCCGCCTGAAAAAGCACCAGACAAGCCAACATACGTAGATATTACATTTGAACAAGGTTGGCCAGTAAAAGTTGACGGAGAAGCATTGGAGCCAGTGGAATTATTAAGAAAATTAAATAAAATTGCTGGAGAAAATGGTGTTGGTGTTATTGACATTGTTGAAAATAGATTAGTTGGAATGAAATCAAGAGGAATTTATGAAACACCAGGTGGAACATTGTTAATGGAAGCACTAAAAGAGCTTGAAACTTTAATTTTTGATAAAGATACTTTTGAATTTAAAAAACTTGTTTCTCAAAAATATGCAAGTATAGCTTATTCAGGACAATGGTTTACACCCCTTCGTGAAGGACTTGACGCATTTGTAGATGAAACTTCAAAAAATGTAAATGGTACAATAAAACTGAAACTATACAAAGGAAGTATAAAAATCGCTGGAAGATTTACTGATTTTGCATTGTATGATGAAGAAATTTCTTCATTTGGTGCAAGTGAACTTTATAGTCACAAAGATGCAGAAGGATTTATAAAATTATTCTCACTTCCAAACAGAATCAGAGCTTATAAAAAACATAAATAA